Proteins encoded by one window of Bryobacteraceae bacterium:
- the fdnG gene encoding formate dehydrogenase-N subunit alpha, which produces MSDHLSRRGFLASSAGLVTAFGFDLSPAQAAARELKIARTTQTTSVCPYCAVGCSVIIHTLGDKSRNVKPALVHIEGNPESPVNRGTLCPKGASLKEFAGSDRRLTQPLHRAPGAKDWTPITWDEAIPKMARLIKKTRDAGFQAADDQNRTVNRLTNLVMMGGCTDTNEVNYLLGKLRFALGVLPYENQARLUHGPTVASLAATFGRGAMTNGWTDVANTDMVLVMGGNPAENHPVGFRFVMEARRKRKAKVVCVDPRFNRTAAVADIYVPIRAGTDIAFLGGLIHYALESGRYQAGYVKQHTNAAFLVKEGFGFADGVFSGWDESSRKYDKATWSYDLDGAGFARVDPTLENPRCVFQLMKAHYARYTAEKVSEICGCTPEEFTAAAEVITEAYTPEKTGTVLYALGWTQHSHSVQLIHAAAIVQLLMGNIGMPGGGVNAQRGHANIQGATDMASWSNLPGYLKMPVASQPTLAEYGRANSPKPLRPNVMNYWTNTPKFMASLLKAYYGDKATAANGFGYAWLPKLGETDNHSWGSFFDRMTQGQIQGLISFGMNPVANGPNTSKMLAGLSRLDWMIVAENFETETAAFWRAKDLAEQYYPGALDPANIKTEVFLLPAACFAEKDGAFVNSSRWLQWKDAALDPPGDARRDQEIIARLFLELRRLYEKEGGALPEQVLNMTWDYADPTSPSLAEVARELNGRDLATGAQVSGFGELKDDGSTVCGNWLYAGSWTQAGNQMVRRVTEDPGGLGVYPQWSWSWPANRRVLYNRASLDAAGKPWDETRAPIRWNGKRYTGDIPDFKADAPPEAFSAFIMLPEGVARLFAPSLVEGPFPEHYEPAESPVENSLHPNVSSNPAAKIYSGANDKLGQATEFPYVGITYRLTEHFHYWTKHTAGASELQTHFFVELPEKLAQQKGIRSGDRVRVTSARGKVEGFAMVTRRIRPLRIGGKDIYQVGLPIHWGFLGKVSGPLINNLTASVFDPNSGTPEYKGFLVNVEKA; this is translated from the coding sequence ATGTCGGATCATCTTTCCCGCCGCGGTTTCCTGGCGTCGTCAGCCGGGCTCGTTACAGCCTTCGGATTCGATCTGAGTCCGGCGCAGGCCGCCGCACGCGAGTTGAAAATCGCCCGCACCACGCAGACCACTTCGGTGTGCCCCTACTGCGCCGTCGGCTGCTCGGTGATCATCCACACGCTCGGCGACAAGTCGCGCAACGTGAAGCCGGCGCTGGTCCACATCGAAGGCAATCCGGAATCGCCCGTGAATCGCGGCACGCTGTGCCCGAAGGGCGCATCGCTCAAGGAGTTCGCCGGCAGCGACCGCCGCCTCACGCAGCCCCTCCACCGCGCCCCCGGCGCCAAGGACTGGACGCCCATCACCTGGGACGAAGCGATCCCGAAGATGGCGCGACTCATCAAGAAGACGCGCGACGCCGGCTTCCAGGCCGCCGACGACCAGAACCGCACCGTCAACCGCCTCACCAACCTCGTGATGATGGGCGGCTGCACGGATACGAACGAGGTTAACTACCTGCTCGGCAAACTGCGCTTCGCCCTCGGCGTGCTGCCCTACGAAAACCAGGCCCGTCTTTGACACGGCCCCACGGTGGCCAGTCTGGCCGCCACCTTCGGACGGGGCGCGATGACCAACGGCTGGACCGACGTCGCCAACACGGACATGGTGCTCGTCATGGGCGGCAACCCGGCCGAGAACCATCCGGTCGGCTTCCGCTTCGTCATGGAAGCCCGGCGCAAACGAAAAGCCAAGGTGGTGTGCGTCGACCCGAGGTTCAACCGCACGGCCGCCGTGGCCGACATTTACGTGCCCATCCGCGCCGGTACCGACATCGCCTTCCTTGGCGGGTTGATCCACTACGCGCTCGAATCCGGACGCTACCAGGCCGGCTACGTCAAACAGCACACCAACGCCGCCTTCCTCGTCAAGGAAGGCTTCGGCTTCGCCGACGGCGTTTTCTCCGGTTGGGACGAAAGCAGCCGCAAGTACGACAAGGCCACCTGGAGCTACGATCTCGATGGCGCCGGTTTCGCCCGGGTGGATCCCACGCTCGAGAACCCGCGCTGCGTCTTCCAGTTGATGAAGGCGCACTACGCGCGCTACACCGCGGAGAAGGTATCCGAAATCTGCGGCTGTACGCCCGAGGAGTTCACCGCCGCCGCCGAGGTCATCACCGAAGCCTACACGCCGGAGAAGACTGGAACCGTGCTTTACGCGCTCGGCTGGACGCAGCACTCGCACTCGGTTCAGTTGATCCACGCCGCGGCCATCGTCCAGTTGCTGATGGGCAACATCGGCATGCCCGGCGGAGGCGTCAACGCCCAGCGCGGCCACGCCAACATCCAGGGCGCCACCGACATGGCGTCGTGGAGCAATCTTCCCGGCTATCTCAAGATGCCGGTGGCGTCGCAGCCCACCCTCGCCGAGTACGGCCGCGCCAACTCCCCCAAGCCGCTGCGGCCCAACGTCATGAACTACTGGACCAACACTCCCAAGTTCATGGCCAGTCTTCTCAAGGCCTACTACGGCGACAAGGCGACCGCCGCCAACGGCTTCGGCTACGCCTGGCTTCCGAAACTCGGCGAAACCGACAACCATAGCTGGGGCAGCTTTTTTGACCGCATGACCCAGGGCCAGATCCAGGGCCTGATCTCGTTCGGCATGAACCCCGTCGCCAACGGTCCGAACACCTCGAAGATGCTGGCCGGGCTTTCCAGGCTCGACTGGATGATCGTCGCCGAGAACTTCGAAACCGAAACAGCAGCCTTCTGGCGCGCCAAGGATCTGGCCGAGCAATACTATCCCGGCGCGCTCGACCCCGCCAACATCAAGACCGAAGTCTTCCTTCTCCCCGCCGCCTGCTTCGCCGAAAAGGACGGAGCGTTCGTCAACTCTTCGCGCTGGCTGCAATGGAAAGACGCCGCGCTCGATCCACCGGGCGACGCCCGCCGCGATCAGGAGATCATCGCCCGCCTGTTTCTGGAACTGCGCCGCCTGTACGAAAAGGAAGGCGGAGCGCTGCCAGAGCAGGTGCTCAACATGACGTGGGACTACGCCGACCCCACCTCTCCATCGCTCGCCGAAGTCGCCCGCGAGTTGAACGGCCGCGATCTCGCCACCGGCGCCCAGGTCTCCGGATTCGGCGAACTCAAGGACGACGGCTCCACCGTTTGCGGCAACTGGCTCTACGCCGGTTCGTGGACGCAAGCCGGAAACCAGATGGTGCGCCGCGTCACCGAGGACCCGGGCGGACTCGGCGTCTACCCGCAATGGTCCTGGAGCTGGCCCGCCAATCGCCGCGTGCTCTACAATCGCGCCTCGCTCGACGCCGCCGGCAAGCCATGGGACGAAACGCGCGCGCCCATCCGGTGGAACGGCAAGCGCTACACGGGCGATATTCCGGATTTCAAGGCCGACGCCCCGCCCGAAGCCTTCTCGGCGTTCATCATGCTGCCGGAAGGCGTCGCGCGGCTGTTCGCGCCGAGCCTCGTCGAAGGGCCGTTCCCGGAGCACTACGAACCGGCCGAGTCGCCGGTTGAGAACTCGCTGCATCCGAACGTCTCGTCCAATCCGGCGGCGAAGATCTACTCCGGCGCCAACGACAAGCTCGGCCAGGCCACCGAGTTCCCCTACGTCGGCATCACCTACCGCCTCACCGAGCATTTCCACTACTGGACCAAGCACACCGCCGGCGCCAGCGAACTGCAGACCCATTTCTTCGTCGAATTACCCGAAAAGCTCGCGCAACAGAAGGGAATCCGCAGCGGCGACCGGGTCCGCGTCACCTCGGCGCGCGGAAAAGTGGAGGGCTTCGCGATGGTCACCCGGCGCATCCGCCCGCTCCGTATCGGCGGCAAGGATATCTACCAGGTCGGCCTCCCCATCCACTGGGGCTTCCTCGGCAAGGTGAGCGGACCGCTCATCAACAACCTCACCGCTTCCGTCTTCGACCCCAATTCCGGCACGCCGGAATACAAGGGATTCCTGGTCAACGTGGAGAAAGCCTGA
- a CDS encoding carboxypeptidase regulatory-like domain-containing protein: MNFRNWALACAVSAGVTYAQTSTAALSGVVVDQQDAAIEAATVTILDPARGWKREVSATASGAFQFSQLPPSSYEVSVEQPGFQGARVTGIVLNADDQRSIRIKLQVAARGESIVVTGDAPLVREAPSVSTSVDRRFIENQPLNGRTFQSLIQLSPGVVVTPANIVSQGQFSVNGQRPGANLFSVDGVSANFGLPAATSPYEGAGGSVPSFSAQGGTSSLASVDAVQEFTIQTSTYAPEYGRQPGAQVAIVTRSGTNDLHGSAFHYFRNDKLDANNWFGNFNGIPRPALRQNDFGFTTGGPVFLPKLYEGRNRTFFFVSYEGLRLIQPVVLSGARAPSLAARENATGAVKQLLDAYPLPVAAPLADAPLETPYSAGFSNPSNLNATSVRIDHSLSSRFTVFGRFNHAPSESRERARYAAASFVARIPNETQTFTAGSTMLLSPAFTNDLRFNRSRSLAGQIYVQDTFGGAKILPNDILFPSFADPEKSLYYLTIGGNDENTISPGTFSRNIQRQINIVDTASWNHGAHSVKFGFDYRLLTPTIGGREYGKTLVVPTITQLATGIVPTATVTRIPGFLEPRYQNFSAFVQDAWRITPGLTVTYGLRWDVNPAPSDTPALTVNGIENPSTAVLAPSGTPFFSAQKRNFAPRIGVAYKPFLGSGTVIRAGFGTFYDLGYTLLGTALSPTLFPFARSRTLANSPIQAPALFEEVPPLNTNPPYPRLFAYYNDYESPRTYQYSLAIEQPMGTANSMSLSYVGAAGRKLNRVESLLAAVHRNPSFTRIDAVSSQAYSDYNSLQAQFKRRMTRGLQALLAYTWAKSLDTSSDESNTNFLPPVTRYTAEADRGPSSFDVRHTFSGSATYEIPAPFSSPAARAVFGGFALDSIVRFRTAPPVLVVTGRDALGLGITSVSRPDWVSGQPLYLEGGGYPGGRIFNRNAFDAATPQAEGRQGGLGRNVLRGFGLRQLDLSIRRRFRVTESAGLDFRVDAFNVFNTPNFGSPTGVMTSSNFGRSTAILSTGVTGGQNPQFQIGGPRSLQLGLRLQF, encoded by the coding sequence ATGAACTTTCGCAACTGGGCACTCGCATGCGCGGTGTCCGCCGGCGTGACATACGCCCAAACATCCACGGCGGCGCTTTCCGGCGTCGTCGTCGATCAACAGGATGCAGCCATCGAAGCCGCCACGGTCACGATTCTCGACCCCGCGCGCGGCTGGAAGCGGGAGGTGTCCGCCACCGCTTCCGGAGCTTTTCAGTTCTCACAACTCCCGCCGTCATCCTATGAAGTCTCGGTGGAGCAGCCCGGATTCCAGGGCGCGCGCGTCACGGGCATCGTGCTGAACGCGGATGACCAACGCTCCATCCGGATCAAGCTTCAGGTGGCCGCCCGTGGCGAGAGTATCGTCGTCACCGGCGACGCTCCGCTGGTCCGCGAAGCACCTTCGGTTTCCACGAGCGTCGACCGGCGGTTCATCGAGAACCAGCCGTTGAACGGTCGCACGTTCCAATCCCTGATTCAACTATCGCCGGGAGTGGTGGTGACGCCGGCGAACATCGTCAGCCAGGGCCAATTTTCCGTAAACGGACAGCGTCCTGGCGCGAATCTGTTCAGCGTCGACGGAGTCAGCGCGAACTTCGGACTGCCTGCCGCAACCTCGCCGTACGAGGGTGCCGGAGGCAGCGTACCGTCCTTCTCGGCGCAGGGCGGCACGAGTTCACTGGCATCCGTGGATGCCGTCCAGGAGTTCACGATTCAAACGTCGACGTACGCCCCCGAGTACGGCCGCCAGCCGGGTGCGCAGGTGGCGATCGTCACGCGGTCGGGCACCAACGATCTTCACGGCAGCGCATTCCACTATTTCCGCAACGACAAGCTCGACGCCAACAACTGGTTCGGAAACTTCAACGGAATTCCACGCCCGGCGCTGCGGCAGAACGATTTCGGCTTCACCACGGGCGGTCCGGTATTTCTCCCCAAGCTCTATGAGGGGCGCAACCGCACGTTCTTTTTCGTTTCCTATGAAGGATTGCGCCTGATCCAGCCCGTGGTGCTCTCCGGCGCTCGGGCGCCGTCGCTCGCGGCGCGCGAGAATGCGACCGGGGCGGTGAAGCAACTCCTCGACGCCTACCCGCTGCCAGTGGCGGCGCCGCTGGCGGACGCTCCGCTCGAGACTCCGTATTCCGCTGGGTTCTCCAATCCATCGAATCTCAACGCGACCAGCGTTCGCATCGATCATTCGCTGTCGTCGCGTTTCACGGTCTTTGGGCGCTTCAACCACGCCCCGTCGGAAAGCCGGGAACGCGCGCGCTACGCCGCGGCGAGCTTCGTGGCCCGGATTCCGAACGAAACCCAGACGTTCACCGCCGGCTCCACCATGCTGCTCTCGCCCGCATTCACCAATGACCTGCGCTTCAACCGGAGCCGGTCGCTTGCGGGGCAAATCTATGTGCAGGACACATTCGGCGGCGCGAAGATACTGCCCAACGACATTCTCTTTCCGTCGTTCGCCGACCCCGAAAAGTCGCTCTACTACCTGACGATTGGCGGCAACGATGAGAACACGATCAGCCCGGGCACCTTCAGCCGCAATATTCAGCGCCAGATCAATATCGTGGATACGGCGAGTTGGAACCATGGCGCCCACAGCGTGAAGTTCGGCTTCGATTACCGTCTGCTCACTCCAACCATCGGCGGGCGCGAGTACGGCAAGACGCTCGTTGTCCCCACGATCACGCAACTCGCAACGGGCATCGTACCCACCGCCACGGTGACGCGGATCCCCGGATTCCTCGAGCCGCGCTACCAGAACTTCTCCGCCTTCGTGCAGGATGCATGGCGGATCACGCCCGGGCTGACCGTCACTTATGGCCTGCGTTGGGATGTGAACCCGGCCCCGTCAGATACTCCCGCCCTCACGGTGAACGGGATCGAGAATCCCAGCACCGCGGTGCTTGCGCCTTCCGGCACGCCGTTCTTTTCCGCCCAGAAGCGCAATTTCGCACCACGCATCGGCGTTGCCTACAAGCCGTTCCTGGGGTCCGGCACGGTGATACGGGCGGGCTTCGGTACCTTCTACGATCTCGGCTACACGCTGCTCGGCACGGCGCTGAGCCCGACGTTGTTCCCGTTCGCCCGCAGCCGTACGCTCGCTAACTCGCCCATCCAGGCGCCTGCGCTGTTTGAAGAAGTACCGCCTCTAAACACGAACCCGCCGTACCCGCGCCTGTTTGCCTACTACAACGACTATGAGTCGCCCCGGACCTATCAGTACAGCCTTGCGATCGAGCAGCCTATGGGCACCGCGAACTCAATGTCGTTGTCCTACGTGGGTGCTGCTGGACGGAAGCTGAACCGCGTGGAAAGCCTGCTCGCCGCCGTGCACCGGAACCCGAGTTTCACGCGCATCGACGCGGTGAGCAGCCAGGCGTACTCGGACTACAACTCGCTGCAGGCGCAGTTCAAGCGCCGCATGACGCGCGGCCTCCAGGCGCTGCTCGCGTACACATGGGCGAAGTCGCTGGATACTTCGTCCGATGAATCGAACACGAACTTCCTGCCGCCGGTGACGCGATATACGGCGGAAGCCGATCGCGGCCCGTCATCCTTCGATGTCCGCCACACGTTCAGCGGATCGGCCACCTACGAGATTCCGGCGCCCTTCTCTAGCCCGGCCGCGCGAGCGGTCTTCGGCGGGTTCGCGCTGGACTCGATCGTCCGCTTCCGCACCGCGCCGCCCGTACTCGTGGTTACCGGACGTGACGCCCTCGGGCTCGGCATCACCAGTGTTTCCCGGCCCGACTGGGTATCCGGGCAGCCGCTCTATCTCGAAGGCGGCGGATACCCGGGCGGCCGGATCTTCAATCGCAATGCCTTCGACGCGGCAACGCCGCAGGCCGAAGGCCGGCAGGGCGGCCTGGGGCGCAACGTCCTGAGGGGATTCGGGCTCCGCCAGTTGGATCTCTCGATTCGGCGGCGGTTTCGTGTGACCGAGTCCGCCGGGCTCGATTTCCGCGTGGACGCCTTCAACGTGTTCAACACTCCCAACTTCGGCAGTCCCACGGGCGTGATGACGAGCAGCAACTTCGGCCGCTCGACGGCGATCCTAAGCACGGGAGTTACCGGAGGCCAGAATCCGCAGTTTCAGATCGGCGGTCCGCGATCGCTGCAACTCGGGCTCCGGCTACAGTTCTAG
- the fdxH gene encoding formate dehydrogenase subunit beta → MALTAAKLIDTSLCIGCKACEIACQEWNDQEFTLGVFDGSYQTMPSLAHNFWNLIKFNEREENGRLSWLMAKYQCMHCHDAGCMKACPAPGAIVNGPNGTVDFVHENCIGCGYCITGCPFDVPRLSPATKKVYKCTLCTDRTEVGLPPACIKTCPTNCLTFGDRDDLLRMADSRAAELKSSGFAQAGVYNPAGVGGTNVLYVLKNATEPEAYGLPKDPTIPLTVSLWKGPVKWLGSLVLAGGILGTFFHYVKYGPKHEEAADDE, encoded by the coding sequence ATGGCCCTCACCGCCGCCAAGTTGATCGACACCTCGCTCTGCATCGGATGCAAGGCGTGCGAGATCGCCTGCCAGGAGTGGAACGACCAGGAGTTCACGCTTGGCGTTTTCGACGGGTCGTACCAGACGATGCCGTCGCTCGCGCACAACTTCTGGAACCTGATCAAGTTCAACGAGCGCGAGGAGAACGGCCGCCTTTCGTGGCTGATGGCGAAGTATCAGTGCATGCATTGCCACGATGCCGGATGCATGAAAGCATGCCCCGCGCCGGGCGCCATCGTCAACGGCCCGAACGGCACTGTCGACTTCGTGCATGAGAACTGCATCGGCTGCGGGTACTGCATCACCGGCTGCCCGTTCGACGTGCCTCGCCTCAGTCCCGCCACGAAGAAGGTCTATAAGTGCACGCTCTGCACCGATCGCACCGAGGTGGGCCTCCCGCCCGCCTGCATCAAGACGTGCCCGACAAACTGCCTCACCTTCGGCGACCGCGACGACCTGTTGCGCATGGCCGATAGCCGGGCGGCAGAGTTGAAGTCGAGCGGCTTCGCCCAGGCGGGCGTCTACAATCCGGCGGGCGTCGGCGGAACCAACGTGCTCTACGTTTTGAAGAACGCCACGGAGCCTGAGGCCTACGGCTTACCCAAAGACCCGACGATTCCGCTGACCGTATCGCTCTGGAAGGGACCGGTGAAGTGGCTCGGATCGCTGGTGCTCGCGGGCGGCATCCTCGGCACGTTCTTCCACTACGTGAAGTACGGGCCGAAGCATGAGGAGGCCGCCGATGACGAGTAG
- a CDS encoding formate dehydrogenase subunit gamma, giving the protein MTSRRVARFNYAERANHWMSAILFVYLALSGLALWSRKLYWLAAVLGGGGVVRAIHPIAGVLFAIALMAMFVRWRGQMKLDADDREWLRQSSKYATNQEEGLPESGKFNGGQKMMFWMQWAFGLILLASGVVLWFPESMSRELRLAAVLVHPLAAIGAIGGIILHIYMGTAAVPGALKSMTRGWVTERWAAAHHPKWFREIKH; this is encoded by the coding sequence ATGACGAGTAGGCGCGTGGCGCGGTTCAACTACGCCGAACGGGCGAACCATTGGATGTCGGCGATCCTGTTCGTCTATCTCGCGCTCAGCGGGTTGGCGCTGTGGTCGCGGAAGTTGTACTGGTTGGCCGCGGTGCTCGGCGGCGGTGGCGTCGTCCGCGCGATTCACCCCATCGCCGGCGTCCTGTTCGCCATCGCGCTCATGGCGATGTTCGTGCGCTGGCGCGGGCAGATGAAGCTCGATGCAGACGACCGCGAGTGGCTCCGTCAATCGAGCAAGTACGCGACGAACCAGGAAGAAGGCCTGCCGGAATCCGGCAAGTTCAACGGCGGCCAGAAGATGATGTTTTGGATGCAGTGGGCCTTCGGCCTGATCCTGCTCGCCAGCGGCGTGGTGTTGTGGTTTCCGGAATCGATGTCTCGCGAACTGCGCCTGGCCGCGGTGCTCGTCCATCCTCTCGCGGCCATCGGCGCCATCGGCGGCATCATCCTGCACATCTACATGGGGACAGCCGCCGTTCCGGGAGCGCTAAAGTCGATGACGCGCGGCTGGGTCACCGAACGCTGGGCCGCCGCGCATCATCCGAAATGGTTTCGCGAGATCAAACACTAA
- a CDS encoding DUF4198 domain-containing protein, giving the protein MRSFILLFLTSALFAHDLYLRPRAFRLKPGEPAVVEFHNGEAFPKSQAPPVLERLRDAKVQWPGGEAPLSGIRIEGRAAMGGFQAPAAPAFLIAARTVPNYIELPAAKFDDYLAHENLTAIADWRKQAGESGKPGRELYSKYVKAILHTGPASAFVTEPLGQTIEFVPLDDPASLRPGAKLTVQLLYRGAPAANAHVEASSAHGKDVKHRQVGRTDAAGKIDIPLDTAGLWKLHSIHMERRANTAEADWESYWASLTFEVALGDRAEGAFLLATSEDQMDDPANRRAFARARLAFGHPRHIALQFRSYASSDDPLNEAHARQGARRSDPTGFRGLPSFRTLRSARVPRMLVFDLAKPFRMMRGGPAFGDPAARHRL; this is encoded by the coding sequence ATGCGTAGTTTCATATTGCTCTTTCTTACGTCCGCTCTCTTTGCGCACGATCTCTACTTGCGCCCTCGGGCCTTTCGGCTGAAGCCCGGCGAACCAGCCGTCGTCGAGTTCCATAACGGGGAGGCCTTCCCGAAGAGCCAGGCGCCGCCGGTGCTCGAACGGCTCCGCGACGCCAAGGTTCAATGGCCGGGCGGCGAGGCGCCGCTCAGCGGCATACGCATTGAGGGTAGGGCCGCCATGGGAGGGTTCCAAGCCCCAGCGGCCCCGGCTTTCCTGATCGCCGCGCGCACGGTTCCCAATTACATCGAACTTCCAGCAGCGAAGTTCGACGACTATCTGGCGCATGAAAACCTCACGGCCATCGCGGATTGGAGAAAGCAGGCCGGCGAATCCGGGAAGCCCGGCCGGGAGTTGTACTCGAAGTACGTCAAGGCCATCCTTCACACCGGCCCCGCCAGTGCGTTCGTGACGGAGCCGCTTGGGCAGACCATCGAGTTCGTTCCCCTGGATGACCCGGCCTCGCTCAGGCCCGGCGCGAAGCTAACCGTGCAGTTGCTGTACCGCGGCGCGCCGGCCGCCAACGCGCACGTGGAGGCATCCTCGGCGCACGGAAAGGACGTGAAGCATCGCCAGGTGGGGCGAACGGACGCGGCAGGGAAAATTGACATACCACTGGACACGGCGGGCCTGTGGAAGCTCCACTCAATCCACATGGAGCGCCGCGCCAACACGGCCGAGGCGGATTGGGAAAGCTATTGGGCCAGCCTGACCTTCGAGGTGGCCTTGGGCGATCGAGCGGAGGGAGCCTTCCTGTTGGCGACAAGCGAAGATCAGATGGATGATCCTGCGAACCGCCGGGCGTTTGCGCGGGCGCGATTGGCGTTTGGACACCCTCGCCACATTGCTTTGCAGTTCCGATCGTATGCCAGTTCTGACGATCCGCTGAATGAGGCGCATGCTCGCCAGGGAGCTCGACGAAGCGACCCGACAGGCTTTCGGGGACTGCCTTCCTTTCGGACATTGCGCAGCGCGAGAGTACCGAGGATGTTAGTGTTTGATCTCGCGAAACCATTTCGGATGATGCGCGGCGGCCCAGCGTTCGGTGACCCAGCCGCGCGTCATCGACTTTAG